A single genomic interval of Halorubrum aethiopicum harbors:
- a CDS encoding halocyanin domain-containing protein: protein MTRRLSRRRYVVGTGAALTTGALAGCSGGGGGSGGDGGSGGGDGSAGEPADDVPSAIDDYLTENEARLYEGTIADYTGEDEVVVDVGAGDVGFAFDPAAIRIDAGTTVVWEWTGEGGAHNVASAESSDASFDSGDAVAEEGTTFEQTFEEAGIQLYYCTPHQANGMHGAVEVVE, encoded by the coding sequence ATGACACGAAGACTGTCCAGACGGCGGTACGTCGTCGGAACCGGTGCGGCCCTGACCACCGGCGCGCTCGCGGGCTGTTCGGGCGGTGGCGGCGGGAGCGGAGGGGACGGCGGCAGCGGCGGCGGAGACGGCTCCGCCGGCGAACCGGCCGACGACGTGCCGAGCGCGATCGACGACTACCTCACCGAGAACGAGGCGCGCCTGTACGAGGGGACGATCGCCGACTACACCGGCGAGGACGAGGTCGTCGTCGACGTGGGTGCCGGCGACGTGGGGTTCGCGTTCGACCCCGCCGCGATCCGGATCGACGCCGGAACGACGGTCGTCTGGGAGTGGACCGGGGAGGGCGGCGCACACAACGTCGCCTCCGCGGAGAGCTCCGACGCCTCCTTCGACAGCGGCGACGCGGTCGCCGAGGAGGGCACGACCTTCGAGCAGACGTTCGAGGAGGCGGGGATCCAGCTGTACTACTGTACTCCACACCAGGCCAACGGGATGCACGGCGCGGTCGAGGTCGTCGAGTAA
- a CDS encoding halocyanin domain-containing protein, with protein MTRDRLDRRTFIGTTAAIGVSTLLAGCSGGGATSDSGGDGGGDGGDGAGGDGGSGSEGSGGSGGDGGGDSGGGDAEYLSEEPNYDGWFDGVSNYEGTVDRTGADEVTVEVGAADGLSFGPAAVAVAPGTTVVWEWTGEGGGHNVSHADGAFESETVSESGHTFEYTFEESGVHTYVCTPHEAVGMKGAVYVQG; from the coding sequence ATGACCCGAGACAGACTCGACCGGCGGACGTTCATCGGAACCACCGCGGCGATCGGCGTCTCGACGCTTCTCGCGGGCTGTTCCGGCGGCGGAGCCACCAGCGATTCCGGCGGAGACGGCGGAGGTGACGGGGGCGACGGGGCTGGCGGTGACGGCGGGAGCGGCTCGGAGGGAAGCGGCGGCTCCGGCGGTGACGGCGGGGGCGACTCCGGCGGCGGGGACGCCGAGTACCTCTCGGAGGAGCCGAACTACGACGGCTGGTTCGACGGGGTGAGCAACTACGAGGGCACCGTGGACCGGACCGGCGCCGACGAGGTGACCGTCGAGGTCGGGGCGGCGGACGGCCTCTCGTTCGGTCCGGCCGCGGTGGCGGTCGCGCCCGGCACGACCGTGGTCTGGGAGTGGACCGGCGAGGGCGGCGGGCACAACGTCTCACACGCCGACGGTGCCTTCGAGAGCGAGACAGTCAGCGAGTCCGGCCACACCTTCGAGTACACCTTCGAGGAGTCCGGCGTCCACACGTACGTCTGTACGCCCCACGAGGCGGTGGGGATGAAGGGCGCCGTCTACGTCCAGGGGTAG
- a CDS encoding RAD55 family ATPase → MYDLTPHLDAEVEPGTNLLLTGPPLTGKRSLAMDVLADGTERGDGAIVVTTKDGADRVLKDYAKRTPYEGKPVAVVDCVTRQQGADVRESDRIKYASSPVDMTGIGIKLSEFLQAFGDRGFDRNRIMVHSLSTLLMYSDLQTVFRFLHVFTGRVQSVDGLGLFSIDSTAHDDQSLNTLKQLFDGIVTVSEDEEIEIRLA, encoded by the coding sequence ATGTATGATCTGACTCCCCACCTCGACGCGGAGGTGGAGCCGGGGACGAACCTGCTTCTCACCGGGCCTCCGCTCACCGGGAAGCGGTCGCTCGCGATGGACGTTCTCGCCGACGGGACCGAGCGGGGCGACGGTGCGATCGTCGTCACGACGAAGGACGGGGCGGATCGAGTGTTGAAAGACTACGCGAAGCGGACGCCCTACGAAGGAAAGCCCGTCGCCGTCGTCGACTGCGTCACCCGCCAGCAGGGAGCCGACGTCCGCGAGTCCGACCGGATCAAGTACGCGTCCTCGCCGGTCGACATGACGGGGATCGGGATCAAGCTCTCAGAGTTCCTCCAGGCGTTCGGCGACCGCGGGTTCGACCGGAACCGGATCATGGTCCACTCGCTGTCGACGCTTCTGATGTACTCGGACCTCCAGACGGTCTTCCGGTTTCTCCACGTGTTCACCGGCCGCGTCCAGAGCGTCGACGGTCTCGGGCTGTTCAGTATCGACTCGACGGCCCACGACGACCAGAGCCTGAACACCCTCAAACAGCTGTTCGACGGGATCGTGACGGTCTCCGAGGACGAGGAGATCGAGATCCGGCTGGCCTGA
- a CDS encoding transcriptional regulator TbsP domain-containing protein — translation MPSDPAIPIADGSLSIGSFADPLLVDPEPPLLSAVVEAYREAAPALVDPDLPALRSVADGSSDRDPEAAAAATDLPPISVLATSAAFESVASGFRPASRLAALCDADVFDLLTLAEPQPNALLAGDGAGCVLVGVAGEGDARWRRVGDDPTLRERYEGIVASADPYRIRTPSRRRVYAAFEERFGEAVAADVVRLLDPGPALAASDPVGPRIRAYAVGARHGAQDRILRRACEDAGLGSPSTFTRIKRRLIDAGLVETERVARPIGRPRERVVAASPLSGPPLERVADAVRESLEG, via the coding sequence ATGCCCTCCGACCCGGCGATCCCGATCGCGGACGGGTCGCTGTCGATCGGGTCGTTCGCGGACCCCCTGCTCGTCGATCCCGAACCGCCGCTGCTCTCCGCGGTCGTCGAGGCGTATCGCGAGGCGGCTCCGGCCCTCGTCGACCCGGACCTCCCCGCGCTCCGCTCCGTCGCCGACGGATCGAGCGATCGCGACCCGGAAGCGGCCGCGGCGGCGACCGATCTCCCCCCGATCTCCGTGCTCGCCACCTCCGCCGCGTTCGAGTCGGTCGCGAGCGGGTTCCGCCCCGCGAGCCGTCTCGCGGCGCTCTGCGACGCGGACGTGTTCGATCTCCTGACGCTCGCGGAGCCCCAGCCGAACGCGCTCCTCGCCGGCGACGGGGCCGGCTGCGTCCTCGTGGGCGTCGCCGGCGAGGGGGACGCGCGGTGGCGTCGCGTCGGCGACGACCCGACGCTCCGGGAGCGGTACGAGGGGATCGTCGCGAGCGCCGATCCCTATCGGATCCGCACGCCGAGCCGGCGTCGCGTGTACGCCGCCTTCGAGGAGCGGTTCGGGGAGGCGGTCGCCGCCGACGTCGTCCGCCTGCTCGATCCGGGCCCCGCTCTCGCCGCGAGCGATCCGGTCGGCCCGCGGATCCGCGCGTACGCCGTCGGCGCGCGCCACGGCGCGCAGGACCGCATCCTCAGGCGCGCCTGCGAGGACGCCGGCCTGGGGAGCCCCTCGACGTTCACCCGGATCAAGCGCCGGCTGATCGACGCCGGTCTCGTCGAGACCGAGCGGGTCGCCCGGCCGATCGGTCGCCCGCGCGAGCGGGTCGTCGCCGCCTCCCCGCTGAGCGGTCCGCCGCTCGAGCGCGTCGCGGACGCGGTGCGGGAGTCGCTCGAGGGGTGA
- a CDS encoding CoA-binding protein, which produces MPITDDAGLERALSADTIAVIGCSTTEGKAAHDVPAYLQRHGYRVIPVNPFADEVLGEPAYDDLADVEEAVDVVNVFRPSEEVPGILEAVRERHAERGDAGTAWLQLGISHDEAAAAAEADGVDVIQDRCMKVEHGRLIG; this is translated from the coding sequence ATGCCCATCACCGACGACGCGGGACTCGAGCGCGCGCTCTCGGCCGACACGATCGCCGTGATCGGCTGTTCGACGACCGAGGGGAAGGCGGCCCACGACGTGCCGGCGTACCTCCAGCGACACGGCTACCGGGTGATCCCGGTGAACCCGTTCGCGGACGAGGTGCTCGGCGAGCCGGCCTACGACGACCTCGCGGACGTCGAGGAGGCGGTCGACGTGGTGAACGTGTTCCGGCCGAGCGAGGAGGTGCCGGGGATCCTCGAGGCGGTCCGCGAGCGACACGCCGAGCGGGGCGACGCGGGGACCGCGTGGCTCCAACTCGGGATCAGCCACGACGAGGCGGCCGCCGCCGCGGAGGCCGACGGGGTCGACGTGATCCAGGACCGGTGTATGAAGGTGGAACACGGGCGGCTGATCGGGTGA
- a CDS encoding Lrp/AsnC family transcriptional regulator: MDERDVRLLKAIADLGTGSPEALHEATDIPVSTIHYRLNNLREAGVIENDLYDFDHEALGLGVTVIVEVLADYDDSHEAFAQRLLDIEGVTEAFFTMGETDFVVIARLSSSDTVERLISEFEAIDGVERTNSTFTISTLRDESRAPATYDLDTLIEELTE, from the coding sequence ATGGACGAGCGCGACGTGCGCCTGTTGAAGGCGATCGCGGACCTCGGCACCGGCAGCCCGGAGGCGCTTCACGAGGCGACCGACATCCCGGTGTCGACCATCCACTACCGGCTGAACAACCTCCGGGAGGCCGGCGTGATCGAGAACGATCTCTACGACTTCGATCACGAGGCGCTCGGGCTCGGCGTCACCGTCATCGTGGAGGTGCTCGCCGACTACGACGACTCCCACGAGGCGTTCGCGCAGCGACTCCTCGACATCGAGGGCGTCACGGAGGCGTTCTTCACGATGGGCGAGACCGACTTCGTCGTCATCGCGCGGCTCTCCTCGTCGGACACGGTCGAACGGCTGATCAGCGAGTTCGAGGCGATAGACGGGGTCGAGCGCACCAACTCGACGTTCACCATCTCGACCCTGCGCGACGAGTCGCGCGCCCCGGCGACCTACGATCTCGACACGCTGATCGAGGAGTTGACCGAGTGA
- a CDS encoding VOC family protein translates to MSQHLETPGIHHVTAIAGDPNANHAFYTETLGLRLVKRSVNQDDVGVYHLFYADDAGSPGTSMTFFPYVGARPGRVGTGQASTVSFTVPADSVDYWAERLAERGVDVERRERFGDAVVAFADPDGLPFEIVGREDAPAGDPPAGPVPAEHAIRGFFSVELSLSDADATVDLLEAMGYEETDGDEAGHRRRFEADGNRGFVVDVVTDPATPQGTPGAGTVHHVAYRVTDAEQEAWRTLLREHGLRPSQVIDRKWFRSVYARTRGGVLFEFATAEPGYDVDEPRSSLGERLVLPDWLEDRREEIEAGLPELETGVPTPE, encoded by the coding sequence ATGAGTCAACACCTCGAGACGCCCGGGATCCACCACGTGACCGCGATCGCCGGCGACCCGAACGCCAACCACGCCTTCTACACCGAGACGCTCGGACTCCGACTCGTCAAGCGGAGCGTCAACCAGGACGACGTGGGCGTGTATCACCTGTTCTACGCCGACGACGCCGGTTCGCCGGGGACGAGCATGACCTTCTTTCCGTACGTCGGGGCCCGGCCCGGCCGCGTCGGGACCGGCCAGGCCTCGACGGTGTCGTTCACGGTGCCGGCGGACTCCGTCGACTACTGGGCCGAGCGGCTCGCGGAGCGCGGCGTGGACGTCGAGAGGCGAGAGCGGTTCGGCGACGCGGTCGTCGCCTTCGCCGACCCCGACGGGCTCCCGTTCGAGATCGTCGGCCGCGAGGACGCTCCGGCCGGGGATCCGCCGGCGGGTCCCGTTCCCGCCGAACACGCGATCCGCGGGTTCTTCTCGGTCGAACTCTCGCTCTCCGACGCCGACGCCACCGTGGACCTCCTGGAGGCGATGGGGTACGAGGAGACCGACGGCGACGAAGCGGGCCACCGACGCCGGTTCGAGGCCGACGGCAACCGCGGCTTCGTCGTCGACGTGGTGACGGACCCGGCGACCCCGCAGGGGACTCCGGGCGCGGGGACCGTCCACCACGTCGCGTACCGCGTCACGGACGCGGAACAGGAGGCGTGGCGGACGCTCCTCCGGGAACACGGGCTCCGCCCGAGCCAGGTGATCGACCGCAAGTGGTTCCGGTCGGTGTACGCCCGCACCCGCGGCGGCGTGCTCTTCGAGTTCGCGACGGCCGAGCCCGGCTACGACGTCGACGAGCCGCGCTCGTCGCTCGGCGAGCGGCTCGTCTTGCCCGACTGGCTGGAGGACCGCCGCGAGGAGATCGAGGCGGGGCTTCCGGAGCTCGAGACGGGCGTGCCGACGCCGGAGTAG
- a CDS encoding acyl-CoA dehydrogenase family protein, which yields MEFEPSPEHRMIRDTVREFCESEIRPIAQEIEDEHRFPEEVFASLADLDVMGVPVSEAYGGLGGDQLTYALVTEELGRVSGGIGLSYAAHTSLGAKPIEAFGTEAQKEEWLRPLAEGDGIGAWALTEPESGSDASNMRTTAEYDPDADEYVLNGTKQFITNASVANSVLVKAVTDPDAGYDGISTFIVDPDDGFEVTTVWEKMGLNCSPTCEIRFDDLRLPADRLLGEEGEGWAQTMKTLDGGRISIAALSVGLAQGAYEAAKEYAGEREQFGKPIAEFDAIRDKIVHMYRQIERARLLTHKAATRYDAGDPVTKASALAKLDASEAAREVAEEAVQTLGGYGYTTDFAPQRFYRDAKLMEIGEGTSEIQHVVLGRELGL from the coding sequence ATGGAGTTCGAGCCGTCCCCGGAACATCGGATGATCAGGGACACCGTCAGGGAGTTCTGCGAGTCCGAGATCCGTCCGATCGCCCAGGAGATCGAGGACGAGCACCGGTTCCCCGAGGAGGTGTTCGCGTCGCTCGCCGACCTCGACGTGATGGGGGTTCCCGTGAGCGAGGCGTACGGCGGGCTCGGCGGCGACCAGCTCACGTACGCGCTGGTGACCGAGGAGCTGGGCCGCGTCTCCGGCGGGATCGGGCTCTCCTACGCGGCGCACACCTCCCTCGGCGCGAAGCCGATCGAGGCGTTCGGGACCGAGGCCCAGAAGGAGGAGTGGCTGCGCCCGCTGGCGGAGGGCGACGGGATCGGCGCGTGGGCGCTGACGGAGCCGGAGAGCGGTTCTGACGCCTCGAACATGCGGACGACCGCCGAGTACGACCCCGACGCGGACGAGTACGTCCTGAACGGGACGAAACAGTTCATCACGAACGCGAGCGTCGCGAACTCGGTGTTAGTGAAGGCGGTCACCGACCCCGACGCCGGCTACGACGGCATCTCCACGTTCATCGTCGACCCCGACGACGGCTTCGAGGTGACGACCGTCTGGGAGAAGATGGGGCTGAACTGCTCGCCCACCTGCGAGATCCGGTTCGACGACCTCCGCCTCCCGGCCGACCGCCTGCTCGGCGAGGAGGGCGAGGGGTGGGCACAGACGATGAAGACCCTCGACGGCGGGCGGATCTCCATCGCTGCGCTGTCGGTCGGGCTCGCGCAGGGGGCCTACGAGGCCGCCAAGGAGTACGCGGGCGAGCGCGAGCAGTTCGGGAAGCCGATCGCGGAGTTCGACGCGATCCGCGACAAGATCGTCCACATGTACCGCCAGATCGAGCGCGCGCGGCTGTTGACCCACAAGGCGGCGACGCGGTACGACGCGGGCGACCCCGTCACGAAGGCGTCCGCGCTCGCGAAGCTCGACGCCAGCGAGGCCGCCCGCGAGGTCGCGGAGGAGGCGGTCCAGACGCTCGGCGGCTACGGCTACACCACCGACTTCGCGCCCCAGCGGTTCTACCGGGACGCGAAGCTGATGGAGATCGGCGAGGGAACGAGCGAGATCCAACACGTCGTGCTCGGTCGGGAGCTCGGCCTCTAG
- a CDS encoding cytochrome C oxidase subunit IV family protein codes for MSSDSVKLYSAIYVALLVAAILNFVLFEVELFGFTYWEAFAGTMLLSVIKTVLIVAYFQHLRWENPSLTYLMGLALALTMLLMAAAAYSIS; via the coding sequence ATGTCGTCCGACTCCGTCAAACTGTACTCGGCGATATACGTCGCGCTCCTGGTCGCGGCGATCCTGAACTTCGTTCTCTTCGAGGTCGAGCTCTTCGGCTTCACGTACTGGGAGGCGTTCGCCGGAACCATGCTCCTCTCGGTCATCAAGACGGTCCTCATCGTCGCGTACTTCCAGCACCTGCGCTGGGAGAACCCCTCGCTGACGTACCTGATGGGGCTCGCGCTCGCGTTGACCATGCTGCTCATGGCCGCAGCCGCCTACTCGATCTCGTGA
- a CDS encoding GNAT family N-acetyltransferase — protein sequence MDLRAATAEDVESIRDVALASLTASYGHAVDEALLSEAVENWYGADDVDDAVTDPDTVFPVAVVDGAVVAFAESYVVDRRERVGEIDWLHVHPDHRESGIGSALLERVETELRERDVDSIEGKVLVDNEAGTAFYEREGYELSGERVVDIGGERFEERLYRKRIGREGGLREGIYETADGETVYVAFDEGDRGSKAPFYVAYADADHETRYGYFCGNCEGTNVAIDTMDAVECLDCENRRKAARWDAAY from the coding sequence ATGGACCTGCGAGCCGCAACCGCCGAGGACGTCGAGTCGATCCGCGATGTAGCGCTAGCGTCGCTCACCGCCTCCTACGGCCACGCCGTCGACGAGGCGCTGCTGTCGGAGGCCGTCGAGAACTGGTACGGGGCCGACGACGTGGACGACGCGGTCACCGATCCGGACACCGTCTTCCCGGTCGCCGTCGTCGACGGCGCGGTCGTCGCGTTCGCGGAGAGCTACGTCGTCGACCGCCGCGAGCGCGTCGGCGAGATCGACTGGCTCCACGTCCACCCGGACCACCGCGAGTCGGGGATCGGCTCGGCGCTGCTCGAGCGCGTCGAGACCGAACTGCGCGAGCGCGACGTCGACAGCATCGAGGGGAAGGTCCTCGTCGACAACGAGGCCGGCACCGCCTTCTACGAGCGCGAGGGGTACGAGCTCTCGGGCGAGCGCGTCGTCGATATCGGCGGCGAGCGCTTCGAGGAGCGGCTCTACCGCAAGCGGATCGGCCGCGAGGGGGGCCTTCGGGAGGGGATCTACGAGACGGCCGACGGCGAGACGGTGTACGTCGCCTTCGACGAGGGCGACCGCGGCTCGAAAGCGCCCTTCTACGTCGCGTACGCCGACGCAGACCACGAGACGCGGTACGGCTACTTCTGCGGGAACTGCGAGGGGACGAACGTCGCGATCGACACCATGGACGCCGTGGAGTGTCTCGACTGCGAGAACCGCCGGAAGGCGGCGCGGTGGGACGCGGCGTACTGA